The following proteins come from a genomic window of Tepidiforma thermophila:
- a CDS encoding intradiol ring-cleavage dioxygenase, producing the protein MRHRVSRIPDRTHEDDDINNRGLQFDLATLRDQLDRRGALRLLGGVAALALVGCSGSDRPGEPAGTPAAPGGIGTASGEGRSTIEPGAGATRPVSPIPTEAVTPASACNGAIPQETAGPFPGNGANGPNVLTASGIVRSDIRSSLGVSNTVAPGVLLTVRLTLVDTERGCAPLAGHAVYLWHCDRDGRYSMYALPNENYLRGVQASDSAGRVSFLTVFPGCYPGRWPHIHFEVYPSLERATAAANKIATSQLAFPEDACAEVYATTGYEQSGRNLSRVSLQTDGIFRDGWQLQLAEMSGDPARGHTASLVVGL; encoded by the coding sequence ATGCGTCACCGGGTCTCGCGCATTCCTGACCGTACCCACGAAGACGACGACATCAACAACCGTGGCCTGCAATTCGACCTGGCGACATTACGGGACCAGCTCGACCGGCGGGGAGCGCTGAGACTGCTCGGTGGCGTTGCCGCCCTCGCCCTTGTGGGGTGCAGCGGGAGCGACCGCCCGGGCGAACCGGCCGGGACGCCCGCAGCCCCGGGGGGCATCGGCACTGCATCGGGGGAGGGAAGGAGCACCATCGAGCCGGGAGCCGGGGCGACGCGCCCGGTCTCGCCCATTCCGACCGAGGCGGTGACGCCGGCCTCGGCCTGCAACGGTGCGATCCCGCAGGAGACGGCGGGACCGTTCCCGGGCAACGGGGCGAATGGCCCGAACGTGCTGACGGCAAGCGGCATTGTCCGCAGCGATATCCGCTCGAGCCTCGGGGTCTCGAACACCGTGGCGCCCGGTGTCCTGCTGACGGTCAGGTTGACGCTCGTGGATACGGAGCGCGGCTGCGCGCCGCTTGCCGGGCATGCCGTGTACCTCTGGCACTGCGACCGGGATGGGCGGTACTCGATGTACGCGCTGCCGAATGAGAATTACCTGCGAGGAGTCCAGGCTTCGGACTCGGCAGGCCGGGTGTCATTTTTGACGGTCTTCCCTGGCTGTTACCCGGGAAGGTGGCCGCACATCCACTTCGAGGTTTACCCGAGCCTGGAGAGAGCGACGGCGGCTGCGAATAAGATCGCGACCTCGCAGCTTGCGTTCCCGGAGGATGCGTGCGCGGAGGTGTACGCGACGACCGGCTACGAGCAAAGCGGGAGGAACCTGTCCCGTGTCTCGCTGCAAACGGACGGAATCTTCCGGGACGGCTGGCAGCTTCAGCTTGCCGAGATGTCGGGCGACCCGGCGCGCGGCCACACCGCGAGCCTGGTCGTGGGCCTGTAG
- a CDS encoding DUF1385 domain-containing protein produces the protein MTAEPAQVYYGGQAVIEGVMIRGPEHMAVAVRHPKGHIVTHSERLHGIYTGRSRRIPLLRGVVVLWETLALGMRALNFSSRVAFEEEDESGEPIEFPEKAFLGTMVLALLFVVAVFFAAPILLAHLLERWDVARAWVVLTEGVVRLGLFVGYIAAIGLIPDIRRVFQYHGAEHMTIHAYEAGRPLTVAEVRRFPKEHQRCGTSFLLVVVLVALVTFFVFDLLVDEGLVVRVASRIVLIPVVAGVSYEILRFGARYRENGLVRALFAPNIALQALTTKVPDDSQVEVAIAAFEATLEAAGPGRGAPAP, from the coding sequence ATGACAGCAGAGCCGGCGCAGGTGTACTACGGAGGCCAGGCAGTCATCGAGGGGGTGATGATCCGCGGCCCGGAGCACATGGCCGTGGCGGTCCGGCACCCGAAGGGCCACATCGTCACCCATTCCGAACGGCTGCACGGCATCTACACCGGCCGGAGCCGGCGGATTCCGCTGCTGCGCGGCGTGGTCGTGCTGTGGGAGACACTGGCGCTGGGCATGCGGGCACTCAACTTCTCCTCGCGCGTGGCATTCGAGGAAGAGGACGAGAGCGGTGAGCCAATCGAATTCCCGGAGAAGGCGTTCCTCGGGACGATGGTGCTGGCGCTGCTCTTCGTGGTGGCGGTGTTCTTCGCGGCACCCATCCTCCTTGCGCACCTGCTCGAACGGTGGGATGTCGCGCGGGCCTGGGTGGTGCTGACGGAGGGGGTAGTGCGGTTGGGGCTGTTCGTCGGGTACATTGCGGCGATCGGGCTGATTCCCGACATTCGGCGGGTGTTCCAGTACCACGGCGCGGAGCACATGACGATCCATGCGTACGAGGCGGGCCGACCGCTGACGGTGGCCGAGGTGCGGCGGTTCCCGAAGGAGCACCAGCGGTGCGGCACGAGCTTCCTGCTGGTGGTGGTGCTGGTGGCGCTGGTGACGTTCTTCGTCTTCGACCTGCTGGTGGATGAGGGCCTGGTCGTGCGCGTGGCTTCGCGCATCGTGCTGATCCCGGTGGTGGCCGGTGTGAGCTACGAGATCCTGCGGTTCGGGGCGCGCTACCGGGAGAATGGGCTGGTGCGGGCGCTGTTTGCACCGAACATCGCATTGCAGGCGCTGACGACGAAGGTGCCGGATGACAGCCAGGTCGAGGTTGCGATTGCGGCGTTCGAGGCGACGCTGGAGGCGGCCGGGCCGGGCCGGGGGGCGCCGGCGCCGTAG
- a CDS encoding HAD-IB family phosphatase — translation MANLICFDFDDTIVLDNTARQLFERFAAPGWRDLEARYRAGEFSVEQYNAAALDLVEADDATLRAFALETARLRPGFLELIDWATWNDWLPVVVSNGFDLYIDPVLDAHRLDRLVRHCGRTWFAYRWRVRYDSPRGVELQEGFKLAYARAFRDLGDFVVYIGDGASDIPAARLAPVVFARSTLREQLEDQHPRLYPFETFHDVIAVLEQEAPRWYASSSSTTPAEG, via the coding sequence GTGGCCAATCTCATCTGCTTCGACTTTGACGACACCATCGTCCTCGACAATACCGCCCGCCAGCTCTTTGAGCGCTTCGCAGCCCCCGGCTGGCGCGACCTCGAGGCCCGCTACCGTGCGGGAGAATTCTCGGTCGAGCAGTACAACGCCGCCGCCCTCGACCTCGTGGAGGCCGACGATGCAACCCTCCGCGCCTTCGCACTGGAAACAGCCCGGCTTCGGCCAGGCTTCCTCGAGCTGATCGATTGGGCCACCTGGAACGACTGGCTGCCGGTTGTCGTCAGCAACGGCTTCGACCTCTACATCGACCCGGTGCTCGATGCCCACCGCCTCGACCGGCTGGTCCGCCACTGCGGGCGCACCTGGTTCGCCTACCGCTGGCGCGTCCGCTACGACAGCCCCCGCGGCGTCGAGCTCCAGGAGGGGTTCAAGCTCGCTTACGCCCGCGCCTTCCGCGACCTCGGCGATTTCGTCGTCTACATCGGCGATGGCGCCAGCGATATCCCGGCTGCCCGGCTTGCGCCCGTTGTCTTCGCGCGCAGCACCCTCCGCGAGCAGCTCGAAGACCAGCACCCCCGGCTGTACCCGTTCGAAACCTTCCATGACGTGATTGCCGTGCTCGAACAGGAGGCTCCCCGGTGGTACGCATCTTCCTCCTCTACGACTCCAGCGGAGGGCTGA
- the cofE gene encoding coenzyme F420-0:L-glutamate ligase translates to MSSIEIFGVPGLPEIVPGTDLAAAIFDAASAAGRPLASGDILVVTSKIVSKAEGRVVDLATVEVSPFARQYAERWEKDPAVVELVLREARRVVRQVGPVLITETRHGFVCANSGVDQSSSGGHGRAVLLPEDPDASARRIRAGLRERGIDVAVIISDTFGRPWREGQTDVAIGIAGMHPITSYIGQVDPHGHEFRVQALCTADEIAGAAELVKGNLSRVPAAVVRGLPWEPDEQATMQLIIREPERDLFR, encoded by the coding sequence ATGAGCTCGATCGAAATCTTCGGCGTGCCCGGGCTCCCGGAAATCGTTCCGGGAACCGACCTTGCCGCCGCCATCTTCGACGCGGCATCCGCTGCCGGACGGCCCCTCGCCAGCGGCGATATCCTGGTCGTGACCTCGAAAATCGTCTCCAAGGCTGAGGGACGGGTCGTCGACCTCGCCACCGTCGAGGTTTCCCCCTTCGCCCGGCAGTACGCCGAGCGCTGGGAGAAAGACCCCGCTGTGGTCGAGCTGGTCCTCCGCGAGGCCCGCCGCGTCGTCCGCCAGGTCGGCCCCGTGCTCATCACCGAGACGCGCCACGGCTTCGTCTGCGCCAATTCCGGCGTCGACCAGTCCTCCTCCGGCGGTCACGGCCGGGCCGTCCTCCTGCCCGAAGACCCCGACGCCAGCGCGCGCCGCATCCGGGCCGGCCTTCGTGAGCGGGGCATCGATGTGGCCGTCATCATCTCCGATACCTTCGGTCGTCCCTGGCGCGAAGGCCAGACCGACGTTGCCATCGGCATCGCAGGGATGCACCCCATCACCAGCTACATCGGCCAGGTCGACCCCCACGGCCACGAGTTCCGCGTCCAGGCGCTCTGCACCGCCGATGAAATCGCCGGGGCCGCCGAGCTGGTCAAAGGCAACCTCTCACGCGTCCCGGCTGCCGTGGTCCGTGGCCTCCCCTGGGAGCCGGATGAACAGGCCACGATGCAGCTCATCATCCGCGAACCGGAGCGCGACCTTTTCCGCTGA
- a CDS encoding alpha/beta fold hydrolase — translation MPFTERSGTRIWYETRGSGDPLVMVYGIGGHSGDWWDAFPALLEPHYRLVLLDNRGTGRSEKPSAPWTMSDMTADVIAVADDLGLERFHLLGCSLGSIIVRHVVREYGPARIRSLSLLCPPNGIPATEEDLRTALFWDPAKPLIESARASWPIIHPPEWTTRNEHELVDRFNRTMANPTPARTFQFQLQAAQAAPDPNPAVDAADFPVLILHGTLDRLVPPANAELLARQIPRARLAWLEGDSHNFWAHDPERTAAVLLDFLASA, via the coding sequence ATGCCGTTCACCGAGCGCTCCGGCACCCGCATCTGGTACGAAACCCGCGGCTCCGGGGACCCCCTCGTCATGGTCTATGGTATCGGCGGCCACTCCGGCGACTGGTGGGACGCCTTCCCGGCGCTCCTCGAGCCGCACTACCGCCTCGTCCTCCTCGACAACCGCGGCACCGGCCGGTCCGAAAAGCCGTCCGCGCCCTGGACCATGTCCGACATGACCGCCGACGTCATCGCCGTCGCCGACGACCTCGGCCTGGAGCGGTTCCACCTCCTCGGCTGTTCGCTCGGCAGCATCATCGTGCGCCACGTGGTCCGCGAGTATGGGCCGGCGCGTATCCGTTCGCTCAGCCTCCTCTGCCCGCCCAATGGCATCCCTGCAACCGAAGAGGACCTCCGGACCGCGCTCTTTTGGGACCCCGCCAAGCCGCTCATCGAGTCCGCCCGCGCCAGCTGGCCGATCATCCACCCACCGGAATGGACCACCCGCAACGAACACGAGCTGGTCGACCGGTTCAACCGCACGATGGCCAACCCAACGCCTGCCCGGACCTTCCAGTTCCAGCTCCAGGCCGCCCAGGCTGCGCCGGACCCAAACCCCGCCGTCGATGCTGCAGACTTCCCGGTGCTCATCCTCCACGGTACGCTCGACCGACTCGTGCCGCCGGCCAACGCCGAACTGCTCGCCCGGCAGATTCCCCGCGCCCGCCTTGCATGGCTCGAAGGCGACAGTCACAACTTCTGGGCGCACGATCCGGAGCGCACGGCCGCGGTGCTCCTCGACTTCCTCGCGTCCGCCTGA
- the npdG gene encoding NADPH-dependent F420 reductase produces the protein MKLAFVGGTGPEGLGLAMRFARAGHEVAIGSRSAERGEEAAAKVREAVPGAVATGGDNASVVRDADVVFLTFPYSGQAATLEALAGALTGKIVCNVVAPLEFRQGVGAVALDVPGGSALQEAIAQLPESRVVSAFQNLSAEELHHLDHPIEADVLVCGKDAEAKQVIIGLANQIAGVRGIDAGGPSQSRYVEMLTALLINLNRKHKTQTSIRIVGI, from the coding sequence ATGAAGCTTGCATTCGTCGGCGGCACGGGTCCTGAAGGTCTCGGGCTTGCCATGCGTTTCGCCCGCGCCGGGCACGAGGTCGCCATCGGCTCCCGTTCCGCCGAGCGCGGCGAAGAAGCGGCCGCGAAGGTCCGCGAGGCCGTGCCCGGCGCCGTCGCAACAGGCGGCGACAACGCCTCCGTCGTCCGCGATGCCGACGTCGTTTTCCTCACCTTCCCCTACAGCGGGCAGGCGGCCACGCTCGAAGCGCTCGCCGGCGCCCTTACCGGGAAGATTGTCTGCAATGTCGTTGCCCCGCTCGAGTTCCGCCAGGGCGTCGGTGCGGTCGCGCTCGATGTCCCCGGCGGCAGCGCCCTCCAGGAGGCGATCGCCCAGCTCCCCGAATCGCGCGTCGTCAGCGCGTTCCAAAACCTCAGCGCCGAGGAGCTCCACCACCTCGACCACCCGATCGAGGCCGACGTCCTCGTCTGCGGCAAAGACGCCGAGGCCAAGCAGGTCATCATCGGCCTCGCCAATCAGATCGCCGGGGTGCGCGGCATCGACGCCGGCGGCCCCTCCCAGAGCCGCTACGTCGAAATGCTCACCGCGCTCCTCATCAACCTGAACCGCAAGCACAAGACCCAGACCAGCATTCGCATCGTGGGAATCTGA
- a CDS encoding THUMP-like domain-containing protein, producing MKLERARYLASAAGQEALASLGTALPGDDPVRLAMQLRRRFPPEEAAALGEQLALRARMQQRFGEVPLRLATAEGLEMLTHPQVARRRAARLAALGLPVVDLTCGLGGDLTAIAEAGMPAAGVEHDPATALLAQVNTGGRVVIGDALQPPCDLALTAVVLDPGRRAGGARTFDPAGFSPPWDACLELLGGAAAGALKGPPGLDRAMVPGWCEVEAVQVGRELKELTLWAGRGAAPGLRRAVLLPGGHELDSDAPEGDDVRLQVGRYLFDPESCVTRAGLVRQLAAALGAWQLDERVAYLSADRAAANPLCAAFEVLEVMPFGVKRLRELLRSRGWKPAEIRRRAFPLEPDELRRALGRLEGEEVTLICTTAGGERVVVIGRRLRPESGEGG from the coding sequence GTGAAGCTGGAGCGGGCGCGGTACCTCGCAAGCGCGGCCGGGCAGGAGGCTCTTGCATCGCTCGGGACCGCGCTGCCGGGCGATGACCCTGTCCGGCTTGCGATGCAGCTGCGCCGGAGGTTCCCGCCGGAGGAGGCGGCGGCGCTGGGCGAGCAGCTCGCGCTGCGGGCCCGGATGCAGCAGCGGTTCGGCGAGGTGCCTCTGCGGCTCGCAACGGCCGAGGGGCTGGAGATGCTCACGCACCCGCAGGTGGCGCGGCGGCGGGCGGCACGGCTGGCCGCGCTCGGGCTGCCGGTTGTGGACCTGACCTGCGGGCTGGGCGGCGACCTCACCGCGATCGCGGAGGCGGGGATGCCGGCCGCCGGGGTCGAGCACGACCCTGCGACGGCGCTGCTGGCGCAGGTCAACACCGGCGGCAGAGTGGTCATCGGCGATGCGCTGCAACCGCCGTGCGACCTGGCGCTGACGGCGGTCGTCCTCGACCCGGGCCGGCGGGCCGGCGGCGCGCGCACGTTCGACCCGGCGGGATTTTCGCCGCCGTGGGATGCCTGCCTCGAGCTGCTGGGCGGGGCGGCCGCCGGGGCGCTCAAGGGGCCGCCGGGACTCGACCGGGCGATGGTCCCCGGCTGGTGTGAAGTCGAAGCGGTGCAGGTCGGGCGGGAGCTCAAAGAGCTGACGCTCTGGGCCGGCCGCGGCGCAGCGCCGGGGCTTCGGCGCGCGGTGCTCCTCCCGGGCGGGCACGAACTCGACTCGGACGCGCCGGAGGGTGACGACGTGCGGCTGCAGGTCGGACGCTACCTGTTCGACCCGGAGTCTTGCGTGACCCGCGCCGGGCTGGTGCGGCAGCTGGCTGCAGCCCTCGGTGCGTGGCAGCTCGACGAGCGAGTGGCGTACCTGAGCGCCGACCGGGCGGCAGCCAACCCGCTCTGCGCGGCGTTCGAAGTGCTGGAGGTGATGCCGTTCGGCGTGAAGCGGCTGCGGGAGCTGCTGCGGAGCCGCGGATGGAAGCCTGCGGAGATCCGGCGTCGGGCGTTTCCGCTGGAGCCCGACGAGCTCCGGCGGGCGCTCGGCAGGCTCGAGGGCGAGGAGGTCACGCTGATCTGCACTACCGCCGGGGGCGAGCGGGTGGTCGTTATCGGGCGGCGATTGCGCCCGGAAAGCGGCGAGGGCGGATAA
- a CDS encoding flavodoxin family protein: MVRIFLLYDSSGGLTARLADAVEAGIRDGGGECLRRTVETALPADLLACDGLIVGSPNWSGMTGRLKAWFDASGDLWESGELAGLPAGAFTAGYSRSAGTEATLLQLLHLLLAHGLVIVGLPWSERMRRSGSYYGATAHGEVTPDDEAQARALGARVTAFARRLRAAPP, encoded by the coding sequence GTGGTACGCATCTTCCTCCTCTACGACTCCAGCGGAGGGCTGACCGCCCGCCTCGCCGACGCCGTCGAAGCCGGCATCCGCGATGGGGGCGGGGAGTGCCTGCGCCGCACGGTCGAAACGGCCCTGCCCGCCGATCTCCTCGCCTGCGACGGCCTCATCGTCGGCTCACCGAACTGGAGCGGCATGACCGGCCGCCTGAAAGCCTGGTTCGATGCCTCCGGCGACCTCTGGGAATCCGGCGAACTCGCCGGGCTGCCGGCAGGCGCGTTTACGGCCGGTTACTCCCGCTCGGCCGGCACAGAAGCCACCCTCCTGCAGCTGCTCCACCTGCTCCTCGCCCACGGCCTGGTCATCGTCGGGCTCCCCTGGAGCGAACGGATGCGGCGGTCCGGCTCCTACTACGGCGCCACCGCCCATGGCGAGGTCACCCCGGACGACGAGGCGCAGGCCCGGGCCCTCGGCGCCCGCGTCACCGCCTTCGCGCGCCGCCTCCGGGCGGCTCCCCCGTAG
- the rpmA gene encoding 50S ribosomal protein L27: MAHKKGVGSSKNGRDSNSKRLGVKHFDGEVVKPGAIIIRQKGTRFHPGANVGLGRDYTIYSLIDGRVKFEPFAKGRRKKVSVYALESA, translated from the coding sequence ATGGCGCACAAAAAGGGTGTCGGCAGCTCGAAGAACGGGCGTGACAGCAACAGCAAGCGGCTCGGCGTGAAGCACTTCGATGGCGAGGTGGTGAAGCCGGGCGCAATCATCATCCGCCAGAAGGGCACCCGGTTCCACCCGGGCGCGAACGTCGGGCTGGGCCGCGACTACACGATTTATTCGCTCATCGATGGCCGCGTGAAGTTCGAGCCGTTCGCGAAGGGACGGCGCAAGAAGGTCAGCGTCTACGCGCTCGAGAGCGCGTGA
- the ftsH gene encoding ATP-dependent zinc metalloprotease FtsH, with the protein MYSRWIRNSFFWLLVIVAVIAIFFAFFANGSDHQSVEFGQVITDAERGRIEKIEVDGRTLTVTYIRQANEETGKVVKAKAGPNTNIEEILTQRGVALSRAPGTAEGVPAVNLEYKDSSGFGPFLGLLLNILPFLLFGLFLLLIMRQAQGSNSQAMSFGKSRARLFTGSKVTVTFADVAGVDEAKEELAEVVEFLKYPEKFAALGARIPKGVLLVGPPGTGKTLLSRAVAGEAGVPFFSISGSEFVEMFVGVGASRVRDLFDQAKKNAPCIVFIDEIDAVGRQRGAGLGGSHDEREQTLNQILVEMDGFDTGTNVIVIAATNRPDILDPALLRPGRFDRKVVLDAPDIKGREAILNVHMKGKPVADDVDVAVLAKATSGFSGADLANLVNEAAILAARRNKKIITMKEFLEAIDRVILGPERKSKVMSDLEKKVTAYHEGGHVIVAHFLKHHDPVYKVTIVSRGMSGGHTRFLGEDTSYHTPSMFKDRMASALGGLAAEEIVFGEASTGPSSDIQQVTRIARSMVTRWGMSKKLGPRTFGKTEELIFLGREISETRDYSEKIAEEIDEEVRELIDEAHATATKILLEHRKLLDKLANVLIEVETLEGEQLVRLLNSDPDEPWPPPDLAEPKPEAAAKPTAEETPRRPIFEPKPTTGLAWESSNQSRTDGG; encoded by the coding sequence TTGTATTCCCGCTGGATTCGCAACAGTTTCTTCTGGCTCCTCGTCATCGTCGCAGTCATCGCGATCTTCTTCGCGTTCTTCGCCAACGGCAGCGACCACCAGTCGGTCGAATTCGGGCAGGTGATCACGGACGCTGAGCGCGGGCGCATCGAGAAGATCGAGGTGGACGGTCGGACGCTCACGGTCACCTATATTCGGCAGGCGAACGAAGAGACGGGGAAGGTCGTCAAAGCGAAGGCCGGGCCGAACACGAACATTGAGGAGATCCTGACCCAGCGCGGGGTGGCATTGAGCCGTGCACCCGGGACGGCTGAGGGCGTACCTGCCGTCAACCTGGAGTACAAAGACAGCTCCGGCTTCGGGCCGTTCCTCGGCCTCCTGCTGAATATCCTCCCGTTCCTGCTCTTCGGTCTGTTCTTGCTGCTCATCATGCGGCAGGCGCAGGGGTCCAACTCGCAGGCGATGAGCTTCGGAAAGAGCCGTGCGCGGCTCTTCACCGGGAGCAAGGTGACCGTGACCTTCGCGGACGTGGCGGGTGTGGACGAGGCGAAAGAGGAACTCGCCGAGGTCGTCGAGTTCCTGAAATATCCGGAGAAGTTCGCGGCGCTGGGGGCCCGGATTCCCAAGGGTGTGCTGCTGGTGGGGCCCCCGGGCACGGGCAAGACGCTCCTCTCGCGGGCGGTGGCCGGCGAGGCAGGGGTGCCGTTCTTCAGCATCTCCGGTTCCGAATTCGTCGAGATGTTCGTCGGCGTTGGTGCGAGCCGGGTGCGCGACCTGTTCGACCAGGCCAAGAAGAACGCGCCCTGCATTGTGTTCATCGACGAAATCGACGCGGTGGGCCGGCAGCGCGGGGCCGGCCTGGGCGGCAGCCACGATGAGCGCGAGCAGACGCTGAACCAGATCCTCGTCGAGATGGACGGCTTCGACACGGGCACGAACGTCATCGTGATTGCGGCGACGAACCGGCCCGACATCCTCGACCCGGCGCTGCTGCGGCCCGGGCGCTTCGACCGGAAGGTCGTGCTCGACGCGCCAGACATCAAGGGGCGCGAGGCGATTCTGAACGTCCACATGAAGGGCAAGCCGGTCGCAGACGACGTCGACGTGGCGGTGCTCGCGAAGGCGACATCCGGCTTCTCCGGTGCGGACCTTGCCAACCTTGTGAACGAGGCGGCCATCCTTGCCGCCCGGCGGAACAAGAAGATCATCACAATGAAGGAGTTCCTCGAGGCGATCGACCGGGTCATCCTCGGGCCGGAGCGGAAGAGCAAGGTGATGAGCGACCTCGAGAAGAAGGTCACGGCCTACCACGAAGGCGGGCACGTCATCGTGGCGCACTTCCTGAAGCACCACGACCCGGTCTACAAGGTAACGATCGTCTCCCGGGGGATGAGCGGCGGGCACACCCGCTTCCTCGGGGAGGACACCAGCTACCACACGCCTTCGATGTTCAAGGACCGGATGGCGAGCGCGCTCGGCGGGCTCGCGGCCGAGGAGATTGTCTTCGGCGAGGCTTCGACCGGGCCTTCGAGCGACATTCAGCAGGTGACCCGGATCGCGCGGTCGATGGTGACTCGCTGGGGGATGAGCAAGAAGCTCGGCCCGCGGACGTTCGGCAAGACCGAAGAGCTGATCTTCCTCGGGCGCGAAATCTCCGAAACGCGGGACTACAGCGAAAAGATTGCCGAGGAGATCGACGAGGAGGTGCGGGAGCTGATCGACGAGGCGCACGCGACAGCGACGAAGATCCTGCTCGAGCACCGAAAGCTGCTCGACAAGCTGGCGAATGTCCTCATCGAGGTCGAGACGCTGGAGGGCGAGCAGCTTGTTCGCCTGCTGAACAGCGACCCGGACGAGCCGTGGCCGCCGCCGGACCTGGCAGAGCCGAAGCCGGAAGCCGCGGCAAAGCCGACCGCGGAGGAGACGCCCCGGCGCCCCATCTTCGAGCCGAAGCCGACGACCGGTCTGGCGTGGGAGAGCAGCAACCAGTCCCGAACCGACGGGGGCTGA
- the rplU gene encoding 50S ribosomal protein L21 has product MEAIVRADGRQLRLVEGQEFEVNRIEGEPGDIVDLDVMMVLDGPSVTVGTPLVEGAKVRARITQHGRAPKLVFMKYKNKVRYRRKFGHRQPVTRLVVESITKG; this is encoded by the coding sequence ATGGAAGCGATCGTTCGCGCCGATGGGCGCCAGTTGCGCCTCGTTGAGGGGCAGGAATTCGAAGTGAACCGCATCGAAGGTGAGCCGGGCGACATTGTGGACCTCGATGTGATGATGGTCCTCGATGGTCCGAGCGTGACGGTCGGCACGCCGCTGGTGGAGGGCGCGAAGGTGCGCGCCCGGATTACGCAGCACGGCCGGGCGCCGAAGCTCGTCTTCATGAAGTACAAGAACAAGGTCCGCTACCGGCGGAAGTTCGGGCACCGGCAGCCGGTGACCCGGCTCGTCGTCGAGTCGATCACGAAGGGGTAG
- the rpmE gene encoding 50S ribosomal protein L31: MKAGIHPQYVDAVIRCSCGNEIRTRSTKPTIHIDVCNVCHPFFTGEQRIVDTAGRVERFNRRYQRG; encoded by the coding sequence ATGAAGGCTGGGATTCACCCGCAGTACGTGGATGCCGTCATCCGCTGCTCGTGCGGCAACGAGATCCGGACGCGGTCGACGAAGCCGACGATTCACATCGATGTCTGTAATGTGTGCCATCCGTTCTTCACGGGCGAGCAGCGCATCGTCGACACGGCCGGGCGCGTGGAGCGGTTCAACCGGCGGTACCAGCGCGGCTAA
- a CDS encoding DNA polymerase Y family protein, with amino-acid sequence MDFACIQVPWFAIAVARRENPQLAGRPVVVGGAPEEHAEVTACSPEAMAAGVAPGMSLRRALALCPGAVFLPLAASVLRAEAERLAALLRERSPVVEEAGQGHLHCEIRGLPELLGLGTAAYLAQLRESLAGETGLPVLAGAATTVFAAHAACSALGLGFCIAGDRGGPRQSIAVVPGREREFLAHLPVEVLPVEPAMHQRLRLFGIERLAQVAALPLSAMQAQFGPAGRRAWELANGRDDSRLQPAQEELRVTEEVELPAPAVSQAALLAGSEAALARAFGREEVAGRAVRIITWWTGLEDSTRVSRRLAFREPTADPRHALFVLRSKVEALRLPAPALSVGVELAGICSEYAHQQLLWSSGRGRQRELDEAIAQLHARAGEPQVYRIVEVQPWSRIPERQVALVAYGS; translated from the coding sequence ATGGACTTTGCCTGCATCCAGGTCCCCTGGTTCGCGATTGCGGTTGCACGGCGGGAGAACCCGCAGCTTGCGGGGCGCCCGGTGGTTGTGGGAGGCGCACCGGAGGAGCATGCGGAGGTGACAGCCTGCTCGCCGGAGGCGATGGCCGCCGGGGTTGCGCCGGGGATGAGCCTGCGGCGGGCGCTGGCGCTCTGCCCGGGTGCGGTCTTTTTACCGCTGGCGGCATCGGTGCTCCGGGCGGAGGCCGAACGGCTGGCAGCCCTGCTGCGCGAGCGCAGCCCGGTGGTGGAGGAGGCAGGCCAGGGACACCTGCACTGCGAAATCCGGGGGCTGCCCGAGCTCCTGGGGCTGGGGACGGCAGCGTACCTTGCGCAGCTGCGGGAAAGCCTCGCGGGGGAGACAGGCCTGCCGGTGCTGGCCGGGGCAGCAACGACGGTGTTCGCGGCGCATGCCGCCTGCAGCGCGCTTGGGCTTGGTTTTTGCATCGCGGGTGACCGGGGCGGGCCGCGCCAGTCGATCGCGGTGGTGCCGGGCCGGGAGCGGGAGTTCCTTGCCCACCTGCCGGTTGAGGTGCTGCCGGTGGAGCCGGCGATGCACCAGCGGCTGCGGCTGTTCGGCATCGAGCGGCTGGCGCAGGTTGCCGCGCTGCCGCTTTCGGCGATGCAGGCGCAGTTCGGACCGGCAGGCCGGCGGGCGTGGGAGCTGGCGAACGGCCGCGACGACTCGCGGCTGCAGCCCGCGCAGGAGGAGCTGCGGGTGACGGAGGAGGTCGAGCTGCCGGCGCCGGCAGTTTCGCAGGCGGCGCTGCTTGCAGGCAGCGAAGCGGCGCTCGCGCGGGCGTTCGGGAGGGAGGAGGTCGCAGGACGAGCCGTGCGCATCATCACCTGGTGGACCGGGCTGGAGGACAGCACGCGGGTGAGCCGCCGGCTTGCGTTCCGTGAGCCGACCGCCGACCCGCGGCATGCGCTGTTCGTGCTGCGGTCGAAGGTGGAGGCGCTGCGGCTGCCGGCACCAGCGCTGAGCGTGGGCGTCGAGCTGGCGGGCATCTGCAGCGAGTACGCGCACCAGCAGCTGCTGTGGAGCTCGGGACGCGGCCGGCAGCGGGAGCTGGACGAAGCGATTGCGCAGCTGCATGCGCGGGCTGGTGAGCCGCAGGTGTACCGCATCGTGGAGGTGCAGCCATGGTCACGGATCCCGGAGCGCCAGGTGGCGCTCGTGGCCTACGGTTCCTGA